Proteins from one Candidatus Binatota bacterium genomic window:
- a CDS encoding CpaF family protein, protein MLDRIQDRRRPESPASPDSNGARVGQVEKPATGEVTGKVARALAQAGGQKAPAADPAASSKPAPERQAPTSRKPASTGQSPDPAAAGSGLAANADLKLRLHTDLIERLDLAAVGKVEQSVVGEEIRGLIAELLDGYGVPLSRTDRQRVIDETASEVLGFGPLDELIRDPTVSDILVNSSSNVYVERAGKLSLTGVRFRDDEHLIQIIDRIVSQVGRRIDSSSPMVDARLPDGSRVNAVIPPVALDGPSLSIRRFGDDPYKIDDLVSFGSMTAEMAVFLEAVVCSRLNVIVSGGTGSGKTTLLNCLSSFIPEDERVVTIEDAAELQLQQPHVVRLETRPANLEGKGQVTARDLVRNTLRMRPDRIVVGEVRGGEALDMLQAMNTGHDGSITTLHANTPRDCLTRLEMMILMAGVELPVKAMRQQISSAVDLVVQQARMRDGSRKVTRITEVVGMEGDVVTTQDIFGHVVTGLDDDGKVEGHFNCDGIRPRCIDKLEAFGYSFEPEFFASRKISCNPSS, encoded by the coding sequence ATGCTCGATCGTATACAGGACCGCCGGCGGCCGGAAAGCCCCGCGTCCCCGGATAGTAATGGCGCCAGGGTCGGGCAGGTAGAAAAACCCGCCACCGGTGAAGTGACCGGCAAGGTTGCCAGGGCTCTTGCCCAGGCCGGGGGGCAGAAGGCTCCCGCCGCCGATCCCGCTGCTTCAAGTAAACCGGCGCCCGAGCGCCAGGCCCCCACCTCAAGGAAGCCCGCTTCGACAGGCCAATCGCCTGACCCTGCTGCGGCCGGTAGTGGGTTGGCCGCGAACGCAGATCTCAAGCTGAGATTACACACCGACCTCATCGAACGCCTCGATCTCGCGGCAGTGGGCAAGGTGGAGCAGTCGGTCGTCGGTGAAGAGATAAGAGGCCTAATCGCCGAGTTGCTCGATGGCTACGGTGTCCCCCTGTCGCGCACCGACCGCCAGCGCGTCATAGACGAAACCGCCAGCGAGGTGCTCGGCTTCGGCCCCCTCGACGAGCTGATCCGTGACCCGACGGTGTCCGACATACTGGTTAACTCGTCCAGCAACGTTTACGTGGAACGGGCCGGGAAGTTGTCGCTCACGGGGGTTCGTTTCAGGGACGACGAGCACCTGATTCAGATCATCGATCGTATCGTTTCCCAGGTAGGGCGCCGCATCGATAGCTCTTCTCCCATGGTCGACGCTCGCTTGCCCGATGGTTCACGTGTTAACGCGGTCATACCCCCGGTGGCGCTCGACGGGCCGTCACTTTCGATACGTCGTTTCGGCGACGACCCCTACAAGATCGACGACCTGGTCTCGTTCGGCTCGATGACAGCGGAGATGGCCGTGTTCCTCGAGGCGGTCGTGTGCTCACGCCTGAACGTCATCGTTTCGGGAGGCACGGGTTCGGGTAAGACCACGCTCCTCAACTGCCTTTCGTCGTTCATTCCCGAAGACGAGAGGGTGGTTACCATAGAAGACGCGGCCGAGCTGCAGTTGCAGCAACCCCACGTTGTCAGGCTCGAAACGCGGCCTGCCAATCTCGAGGGCAAGGGCCAGGTGACGGCGAGAGATCTCGTGCGAAACACTCTCAGGATGCGCCCCGATCGCATTGTTGTCGGCGAGGTCCGCGGTGGCGAAGCTCTCGACATGCTGCAGGCCATGAACACCGGTCACGATGGGTCGATAACAACGCTGCACGCCAACACGCCGAGGGACTGCCTGACGAGGCTCGAGATGATGATACTCATGGCCGGTGTCGAACTGCCGGTGAAGGCCATGCGCCAACAGATAAGTTCGGCCGTCGACCTGGTAGTGCAGCAAGCGCGCATGCGCGACGGTAGCCGCAAGGTCACGCGCATAACCGAGGTCGTGGGCATGGAAGGCGACGTGGTGACCACGCAGGATATCTTCGGGCATGTCGTCACAGGTCTAGACGACGACGGTAAGGTCGAAGGTCATTTCAACTGCGACGGCATACGCCCGCGTTGCATCGATAAGCTGGAAGCATTCGGCTATTCGTTTGAGCCCGAGTTTTTTGCGTCGAGGAAGATATCGTGCAACCCGTCCTCATAG
- a CDS encoding secretion system protein gives MQPVLIAFGLSLSVALMSAGIMVRLRRATQREAVLDRLRADPVLSLNEDSRRSILRDARLSEVSFINELLERISLVRVLERWLVQARWKVRADDVLLRSVLMGLTGVVSMQLTVGSTLLGVGVGAALAGSPVMILLMQRKRRFAAFDRQLPDALTMMKNSLQAGYTLNKAMQVIAEEMEAPVGEEFRDTVEEMRLGVPLSQAMNNLRRRIENNNLDIFITAVLIQFEVGGSLTELLENVSETIRERFRMEGEVKSLTAEGRISGIVVGVLPIALVAIISVMQPDYLEPLLATETGHKLLGLAAVLETLGFLAIRKVSRVNF, from the coding sequence GTGCAACCCGTCCTCATAGCTTTCGGGCTTTCGTTGTCGGTGGCCTTGATGTCGGCCGGCATTATGGTGCGCTTGCGACGCGCGACCCAGCGGGAGGCAGTGCTCGACAGGTTGCGGGCCGACCCGGTGCTGTCGCTTAACGAAGATAGTCGTCGCAGTATCCTTCGCGACGCGCGATTGAGCGAAGTGAGTTTTATCAACGAGCTACTCGAACGAATATCGCTCGTGCGGGTGCTCGAGCGCTGGCTGGTACAGGCTCGATGGAAGGTGCGGGCCGACGACGTGCTCCTGCGCAGCGTGCTCATGGGGCTCACCGGCGTGGTCTCGATGCAGTTGACCGTTGGCTCCACGCTGCTTGGTGTCGGGGTGGGCGCGGCCTTGGCCGGTTCGCCGGTGATGATACTGCTCATGCAGCGAAAACGCCGTTTTGCCGCTTTCGACAGGCAGCTTCCCGACGCGCTGACGATGATGAAAAACTCGCTTCAGGCGGGCTACACTCTGAATAAAGCGATGCAGGTGATCGCCGAGGAAATGGAAGCCCCGGTGGGCGAGGAGTTCCGCGACACGGTCGAGGAAATGCGCCTCGGGGTACCCCTGTCCCAGGCCATGAACAACCTCCGTCGCAGGATCGAGAACAACAACCTCGATATTTTTATAACCGCGGTGCTCATTCAGTTCGAGGTGGGGGGCAGCCTCACCGAGTTGCTTGAAAACGTAAGCGAGACGATACGAGAGCGCTTCCGGATGGAGGGCGAGGTAAAGTCGCTCACCGCCGAGGGACGCATATCGGGTATCGTGGTTGGCGTGTTGCCCATCGCCCTGGTGGCCATCATAAGCGTGATGCAGCCCGACTACCTGGAGCCCTTGCTCGCTACCGAGACCGGGCACAAGCTGCTCGGGCTCGCCGCGGTGCTCGAGACCCTGGGTTTCTTAGCCATAAGGAAGGTCAGTCGTGTCAACTTCTGA
- a CDS encoding type II secretion system F family protein, translating to MTPLLISLGAALGGGLFFSGVVLALRSRRDMQRRLAVALPAEGVSVLDDEEQQSFVSRLLSDVGAWVADTFGAPADAAATTKDNSDSEKLLSAAGWRGPRAVALYAGARMGLALSLAFIAAIGALVSGGELSQAAQYGACGGLLGYFIPRFVVGSRANKRRLLITRTLPDVVDMFVLCVEAGLGLNAAMKRVGDERSRDPDDVLGRELSLMNYQLASGRSREDAFLELGRRNDAEDLKAFSSFMVQSDKLGTNIADALRVFAGESRSRRKQMAQEAANKAAVKLLFPLVLFIFPTMFLVILGPAIMKLQAAMP from the coding sequence ATGACCCCGTTGTTGATATCCCTGGGTGCGGCGCTTGGCGGTGGCTTATTTTTTTCCGGCGTGGTCCTGGCTCTACGTAGCAGGAGAGACATGCAACGCAGGCTCGCGGTGGCGCTGCCGGCCGAAGGCGTCTCCGTGCTAGATGATGAAGAGCAGCAGAGCTTCGTATCCCGCTTGCTCTCCGACGTGGGTGCGTGGGTGGCAGACACCTTCGGCGCTCCGGCAGACGCTGCTGCGACTACGAAAGACAACAGTGACAGCGAGAAGTTGCTTTCTGCGGCGGGTTGGCGCGGTCCTCGAGCGGTGGCCCTCTACGCCGGCGCGAGAATGGGACTGGCCCTGTCGCTGGCGTTCATCGCCGCTATCGGGGCGCTCGTAAGCGGTGGCGAGCTAAGCCAGGCCGCCCAGTACGGTGCCTGCGGCGGCTTGCTCGGTTACTTCATCCCGCGCTTCGTGGTCGGCTCTCGTGCAAACAAGCGCAGGCTGTTAATAACCCGGACCTTGCCCGACGTGGTCGATATGTTCGTGCTCTGTGTCGAGGCGGGGCTGGGCCTGAACGCGGCCATGAAGCGGGTGGGCGACGAGCGCTCCCGCGATCCCGATGATGTCCTGGGCCGTGAACTTTCGTTGATGAACTACCAGCTGGCCTCGGGACGCAGCCGCGAAGACGCCTTTCTCGAGCTGGGCAGGCGCAACGACGCCGAGGACCTGAAGGCCTTTTCTTCTTTCATGGTCCAGAGCGACAAGCTCGGCACCAACATAGCCGACGCGCTGCGGGTTTTTGCCGGCGAGTCGCGGTCGCGGCGCAAGCAGATGGCCCAGGAAGCCGCCAACAAGGCGGCGGTAAAACTCCTGTTTCCCCTGGTGCTGTTTATCTTCCCCACGATGTTTCTCGTAATTCTCGGTCCGGCCATCATGAAGCTCCAAGCCGCCATGCCCTAG
- the uvrB gene encoding excinuclease ABC subunit UvrB — MRHQGTFKLETDFRLQGDQPAAVRELVAGIEQGLEHQVLLGVTGSGKTFTMANVIERLNRPALVLAPNKTLAAQLYSEFKQLFPSNAVRYFVSYYDYYQPEAYVPSTDTYIEKDSAINDEIDKMRHSATRALLERSDVLIVASVSCIYGLGTPEDYFKMLLFLEEGQRANRDEVMRKLVAINYQRDDADFHRGTFRVRGDIVEIFPVYEDVRALRVEFFDDEVESIKEIDPLRGTVNRKLERLVLYPASHYVTTAENMKVAIERIRNELGLRGTELRAEDKALEAQRLEQRTLYDIEMLEEMGVCTGIENYSRHLAGRHAGETPATLLHYFPDDFVAFLDESHISVSQVGGMYRADRSRKNTLVDFGFRLPSALDNRPLTFEEFGDVMGPLVYVSATPGDYELEKSAGVVVEQLVRPTGLVDPEVEVRGAGNQVDDLLDEVRLRVERDQRVLVTTLTKKMAEDLSEYYDELGIKVRYLHSDVVTLERVEILRDLRRGVFDVLVGINLLREGLDLPEVSLVAILDADKEGFLRSARSLIQTMGRAARHIDGKVIMYADRITGAMEQAMDETARRREMQEAYNKEHGIEPRGIERGVDDPMVRMAEADYGPIPEVAESSADYGDGGLRAEIESLRRRMKEAAAGMDFEKAAELRDKANRLEQQELGYGG, encoded by the coding sequence TTGCGACACCAAGGCACTTTCAAGCTCGAGACCGACTTCCGCCTGCAGGGCGATCAGCCCGCCGCCGTCCGCGAGCTCGTGGCGGGAATAGAGCAGGGCTTGGAGCACCAGGTGCTGTTGGGGGTCACCGGTTCGGGCAAGACCTTTACCATGGCCAACGTCATCGAGCGCCTGAACAGGCCCGCGCTCGTGCTCGCACCCAACAAGACCCTGGCCGCCCAGCTCTACAGCGAGTTCAAGCAACTCTTTCCCTCCAACGCGGTTCGCTACTTCGTTTCGTACTACGACTATTATCAACCCGAGGCCTACGTACCGAGCACCGATACCTACATCGAGAAAGACTCGGCGATCAACGACGAGATAGACAAGATGCGCCACTCGGCCACCCGGGCGCTGCTGGAGCGCAGCGACGTGCTCATCGTGGCCTCGGTGTCGTGCATATACGGCCTCGGCACGCCCGAAGACTACTTCAAGATGCTGCTGTTTCTCGAGGAAGGGCAGCGTGCCAATCGTGACGAGGTCATGCGTAAGCTTGTCGCTATTAACTACCAGCGGGATGACGCCGACTTCCACCGTGGCACCTTCAGGGTCAGGGGCGATATCGTCGAAATATTTCCTGTCTACGAAGACGTCCGCGCCCTGCGCGTAGAGTTCTTTGACGACGAAGTAGAATCGATAAAGGAAATCGACCCGCTGCGAGGCACGGTCAACCGTAAGCTGGAAAGGCTGGTACTTTACCCGGCCAGTCATTACGTGACCACCGCGGAAAACATGAAAGTCGCCATCGAACGCATTCGCAACGAGCTGGGCCTGCGCGGCACCGAGCTGCGCGCCGAGGACAAGGCGCTGGAGGCCCAGCGGCTGGAGCAGCGGACCCTCTACGACATCGAAATGCTCGAAGAGATGGGCGTGTGCACCGGTATTGAGAACTACTCAAGGCACCTGGCCGGCCGGCATGCCGGGGAGACGCCGGCCACCCTGTTGCACTATTTTCCCGATGATTTCGTGGCCTTCCTCGACGAGAGCCACATCAGTGTTTCGCAGGTAGGCGGCATGTACCGTGCGGACAGGTCGCGTAAAAACACCCTGGTTGATTTTGGTTTCAGGTTACCGTCGGCGCTGGACAACCGGCCGCTTACCTTCGAAGAATTCGGTGACGTGATGGGCCCCCTTGTCTACGTGTCGGCCACGCCCGGTGACTACGAGCTCGAGAAGTCGGCTGGGGTAGTGGTCGAACAGCTCGTCCGTCCTACCGGCCTGGTGGACCCAGAGGTAGAGGTGAGGGGGGCCGGCAACCAGGTAGACGACCTGCTGGACGAAGTTCGCTTGCGCGTCGAACGCGACCAGAGGGTGCTGGTCACGACCCTGACCAAGAAGATGGCCGAGGACCTGAGCGAGTACTACGACGAGCTCGGCATCAAGGTGCGCTACCTGCACTCGGACGTGGTCACCCTGGAGAGAGTGGAGATCCTGCGTGATCTGAGGCGCGGTGTGTTCGACGTGCTGGTGGGCATCAACCTGCTCAGGGAGGGGCTGGATCTTCCCGAGGTATCGCTGGTGGCGATACTCGACGCCGATAAGGAAGGTTTTCTTCGCTCCGCAAGGTCTTTGATACAAACCATGGGCAGGGCCGCACGCCATATAGACGGCAAGGTCATCATGTACGCCGACAGGATAACCGGCGCCATGGAGCAGGCGATGGACGAGACCGCCCGTCGCCGCGAGATGCAGGAGGCATATAACAAGGAGCACGGCATCGAACCCCGGGGCATAGAGCGGGGCGTGGACGATCCGATGGTGCGCATGGCCGAGGCCGACTACGGCCCGATACCCGAGGTAGCCGAGTCGTCGGCTGATTATGGCGACGGCGGACTTCGCGCCGAGATCGAAAGCCTCAGGCGGCGCATGAAAGAAGCGGCCGCCGGAATGGATTTTGAAAAGGCGGCCGAGCTCAGGGACAAGGCCAACCGTCTCGAGCAGCAGGAGCTCGGGTACGGTGGCTGA
- the uvrC gene encoding excinuclease ABC subunit UvrC: protein MLKRRPSSGTRPTVSSSRSSGTVADGPPAEDKKTPTTREKLGAKVGTLPTGPGVYLFKDSKGKVLYVGKARSLRQRLRSYLAEGGDGRYQLRFLMQKVADLETLVTDGEAEALMLEANLIQQYKPRYNIRLKDDKSYLSVKVTSKDEWPRLFPTRRIQRDGSTYLGPYPSASGVHETLSTIRRVFPLRTCSDTVFRNRSRPCLEYQIKRCLAPCVYEVDKKAYALHLDGAVKLLEGKTDGLLRDIERRMAEAAAAEEYEDAARLRDRAAAIKTVADKQKVVVHGGGDRDVFGLAREGGFVQAQVLLVRSGRLSAHLSYQFDDHDFPDEEVLDSLLGRFYEGDRYVPAEVLLPVDVEGRGTLASVLSSRLGRKVSVLVPLRGEKKRLVEMAVRNAVHALSERSDESLRREKMLKELRDRLGLSSIPKRVECFDISHVSGEDVVASMVAFDEGLPDRSGYRHYRLKEVQRNDDYAAMKEVLHRRLVRGVSEGGLPDLLLVDGGRGQLSMAVEVLRELGVEGVELASLAKDKVKSDAQSEEIERSEERVFRPGRSNPIKLRRNSNALFLLQRLRDEAHRFAITYHRKLRSKRRLRSELDDITGVGPSRRKALLRHFGSVKRVREAEVEEIASLAGFGDELAALIKAALQAGPSRGDR, encoded by the coding sequence ATTTTGAAAAGGCGGCCGAGCTCAGGGACAAGGCCAACCGTCTCGAGCAGCAGGAGCTCGGGTACGGTGGCTGACGGCCCACCCGCCGAGGACAAAAAAACCCCTACCACGCGGGAGAAGCTGGGGGCAAAGGTTGGCACGCTTCCCACCGGCCCTGGCGTCTACCTGTTCAAGGACAGCAAGGGCAAGGTGCTGTACGTCGGCAAGGCGCGCAGCCTTCGCCAACGCTTGCGCAGCTACCTCGCCGAGGGTGGTGACGGGCGCTACCAGTTGCGTTTCCTGATGCAGAAGGTCGCCGACCTCGAGACCCTCGTGACCGACGGCGAAGCCGAGGCGCTGATGCTGGAGGCCAACCTGATCCAGCAGTACAAGCCGCGGTACAACATACGCCTGAAGGACGACAAGAGTTACCTGTCGGTCAAGGTCACGAGCAAGGACGAGTGGCCGCGGCTGTTTCCGACGCGGCGTATCCAGCGCGACGGCAGCACCTACCTCGGCCCTTACCCGTCGGCGTCGGGCGTGCACGAAACCTTGTCTACCATACGCAGGGTGTTTCCGCTGCGCACCTGCTCGGATACCGTGTTTCGTAACCGTTCGCGTCCCTGCCTCGAGTACCAGATCAAGCGTTGCCTGGCCCCCTGCGTGTACGAGGTGGACAAGAAAGCCTACGCGCTTCATCTCGACGGGGCGGTAAAGCTTCTAGAGGGCAAGACCGACGGACTGTTGCGCGATATCGAGCGGCGCATGGCCGAGGCCGCTGCCGCCGAGGAGTATGAAGACGCGGCGAGGCTGCGGGACCGGGCGGCCGCGATCAAGACCGTGGCCGATAAGCAGAAGGTAGTGGTGCACGGCGGCGGCGATCGTGACGTTTTTGGCCTGGCGCGGGAAGGTGGATTCGTCCAGGCCCAGGTGTTGCTGGTGAGGTCGGGACGACTGTCGGCCCACCTGTCTTACCAGTTTGACGATCACGATTTTCCCGACGAGGAGGTCCTCGATTCACTGCTGGGACGCTTCTACGAGGGCGATCGCTATGTTCCCGCGGAGGTGTTGCTGCCCGTGGACGTCGAGGGTCGCGGCACCTTGGCCAGCGTTCTTTCGTCACGCCTGGGCAGGAAGGTGTCGGTGCTGGTACCGTTGCGGGGTGAAAAGAAACGCCTTGTAGAGATGGCCGTGCGCAACGCGGTGCACGCGCTTTCTGAACGCAGCGACGAGTCCCTGCGCCGCGAGAAGATGCTCAAGGAACTGCGCGACAGGTTGGGGCTGTCGAGTATCCCCAAGCGAGTGGAGTGCTTCGATATCTCGCACGTCTCGGGCGAAGACGTTGTTGCTTCCATGGTGGCTTTTGACGAAGGCTTGCCCGACAGGTCGGGCTACCGCCACTACCGGCTCAAGGAAGTGCAGCGCAACGATGACTATGCGGCCATGAAAGAGGTGCTGCATCGCCGCCTGGTGCGAGGGGTCAGCGAGGGCGGCCTGCCCGACCTCTTGCTGGTGGACGGCGGCAGGGGGCAGCTGTCGATGGCCGTGGAGGTGCTGCGCGAGCTCGGGGTCGAGGGGGTAGAGCTGGCATCGTTGGCCAAGGACAAGGTCAAGAGCGACGCTCAATCCGAAGAAATCGAGCGCAGTGAGGAGCGCGTGTTCAGGCCCGGGCGCTCTAACCCGATAAAGCTCAGGCGCAACTCCAACGCCTTGTTCCTGCTGCAGCGCTTGCGCGACGAAGCGCACCGTTTTGCGATTACCTACCACCGCAAGCTTCGTTCGAAGCGCCGCTTACGATCCGAACTCGACGACATCACTGGCGTCGGCCCGTCCAGGCGAAAGGCGCTGCTGAGGCATTTTGGTAGCGTAAAGCGCGTGCGCGAAGCCGAGGTAGAAGAAATCGCCTCGCTGGCCGGTTTCGGTGACGAGTTGGCGGCCCTGATCAAGGCCGCCCTGCAGGCTGGTCCCTCGCGCGGCGACCGCTAG
- a CDS encoding DNA internalization-related competence protein ComEC/Rec2, producing the protein MAAFSAAWCCAAGLPVLPGQWFERLLPALLCAAWGGCSVARGQLKKRTLLAVVLLALLVGWRALPPVEPPPDGHVTGLLKGRSRSIGAQAFEADVVSVKDSASGGSRLLLDAVETAASGRLAGRVVLYLRHGGEDSLAGRRIALSSTLRRISDFGNPGESSWRDWNGRRGVFVSAWSWSSEGLADLGPAYGFDAALARARAELAADIRRGRGPGAGLVAALVTGHRDGISPDDLAAIRDSGLGHLLAISGLHIGLVAGVVYALLHGLLLALPRLPVLYDVRRPALLAALAAAGAYGLMAGGRVPVLRAVIMLALPSLLLWAGRRTAAGYGLALACVSLLLWRGGMAAEAGFQLSFSAVCGLMLLGSARRLPEGQPRTWARRAVDYLAVCLVAWYCTAPLAAQHFGRLSLVAPLVNLPALPLVAVTVTSALALVLCWLFLPLLFSPLLGLAVFFAELLLGLARLGAGIPGAGLNVVAPGWPLLMLLLAGPPLLLFSKRRRLTAGILLVATTACLSLAWQQRWTQDSLEIVFASVGQGDSTLVRLPGGRVLLVDGGPPGRGNLVLSPLLRRMQIGRVDTMLATHVQSDHWGGFDDLVERVEAGRFVWPGGRCESSSFGRFLERLDRAGVPVVAMHGKGRFSVEGREGAGREGAGRLRLRILNPPDGSGECASNDRSLVLLLAWGGRRVLLTGDIESKAESRVLQGLQRGRRLDVVKVPHHGSSSSSTAGLVSRACPALAVASAGRDNHWGFPRPEVVERWQRGGCSFLSTSQQGAVRVLLERVPGRRRAAMTVYNGNGRVDYSGGRPDKGPRRAGHDGPRGRR; encoded by the coding sequence TTGGCAGCATTTTCGGCGGCGTGGTGCTGCGCTGCGGGCCTGCCGGTACTGCCCGGGCAATGGTTCGAACGCCTCCTTCCCGCGCTGCTTTGCGCCGCGTGGGGGGGCTGCTCAGTGGCGCGGGGGCAGCTCAAGAAAAGAACACTGCTTGCGGTCGTGTTGCTGGCGCTGTTGGTGGGCTGGAGAGCGTTGCCACCGGTCGAACCCCCGCCGGATGGTCATGTCACTGGTTTGCTCAAGGGCAGATCCCGCAGCATCGGGGCGCAGGCATTCGAGGCCGACGTGGTTTCGGTCAAGGACAGCGCTTCTGGTGGAAGCCGGCTGCTGCTCGACGCCGTAGAGACCGCTGCCAGCGGACGGCTGGCCGGTCGCGTGGTGCTCTACCTGCGTCACGGCGGTGAGGATTCGCTCGCGGGAAGGCGCATTGCCTTGTCATCCACTCTCAGGAGGATAAGCGACTTCGGCAACCCGGGGGAAAGCAGCTGGCGCGACTGGAACGGCAGGCGGGGCGTTTTTGTAAGCGCCTGGTCCTGGAGCTCCGAGGGCCTGGCGGACCTGGGTCCAGCGTACGGTTTCGATGCTGCCCTCGCGCGCGCGCGGGCCGAGCTGGCCGCTGACATCAGGCGCGGGCGTGGCCCCGGAGCGGGACTGGTGGCGGCGCTGGTCACCGGTCATCGCGATGGAATAAGCCCGGACGACCTCGCGGCCATCCGCGACTCGGGACTCGGCCACCTGTTGGCCATCTCGGGATTGCACATAGGCCTGGTCGCCGGCGTGGTGTACGCACTGCTGCACGGGTTGTTGCTGGCGCTACCGCGCTTGCCGGTGCTGTACGACGTCAGGCGTCCGGCGTTGCTCGCGGCGCTTGCCGCGGCAGGTGCTTACGGGCTCATGGCCGGTGGCCGGGTGCCGGTGCTACGGGCGGTGATCATGCTCGCGCTGCCATCGCTGTTGTTGTGGGCAGGGCGGCGGACAGCGGCTGGTTACGGCCTGGCGCTGGCCTGCGTGTCGTTGCTATTGTGGCGTGGCGGAATGGCGGCCGAGGCTGGTTTTCAACTATCGTTCTCCGCCGTCTGCGGGCTGATGCTGCTGGGCTCGGCGCGCCGCCTGCCCGAAGGGCAACCGCGCACCTGGGCCCGCCGGGCCGTCGACTACCTGGCTGTCTGCCTGGTTGCCTGGTACTGCACCGCTCCACTGGCCGCGCAGCACTTCGGCAGACTCAGCCTGGTGGCGCCGCTGGTCAACCTTCCGGCCTTGCCGCTGGTGGCCGTCACGGTGACATCAGCTCTGGCGTTGGTGCTTTGTTGGCTCTTTCTGCCGCTGCTGTTTTCCCCGCTGCTGGGCTTGGCCGTATTTTTTGCCGAACTGTTACTCGGCCTTGCCCGCCTGGGCGCGGGCATTCCGGGAGCCGGGCTGAACGTTGTTGCGCCGGGCTGGCCACTGCTGATGCTGCTGCTCGCAGGTCCACCTCTCCTGCTGTTTTCAAAACGCCGTCGACTGACGGCCGGCATCCTGCTGGTTGCAACCACTGCCTGCCTGTCGCTGGCCTGGCAGCAGCGCTGGACGCAGGACAGCCTCGAAATCGTATTTGCCTCGGTGGGGCAGGGGGACTCCACGCTGGTCAGGCTTCCCGGTGGCAGGGTGCTGCTCGTGGATGGTGGCCCGCCCGGCCGCGGAAACCTGGTACTGAGTCCGCTGCTCAGGCGCATGCAGATAGGACGCGTAGACACGATGCTGGCCACGCACGTGCAGAGCGACCACTGGGGAGGTTTCGATGATCTGGTCGAGCGTGTCGAGGCAGGCCGGTTCGTGTGGCCCGGGGGCCGCTGTGAGAGTTCTTCCTTCGGCCGTTTTCTCGAGCGCCTGGATCGAGCGGGCGTACCCGTGGTTGCAATGCATGGTAAGGGGCGTTTCTCGGTCGAAGGGCGGGAGGGTGCAGGGAGGGAGGGTGCAGGTCGCTTGCGCCTGCGGATTCTCAATCCGCCCGACGGCAGCGGCGAGTGCGCGTCCAATGACCGTTCGCTGGTGTTGCTTCTGGCCTGGGGGGGGCGACGCGTGTTGCTCACCGGCGACATTGAATCCAAGGCCGAAAGCCGCGTGTTGCAAGGCCTGCAGCGAGGTCGCCGCCTGGACGTAGTCAAGGTGCCCCACCACGGCAGCTCGAGCTCTTCAACGGCCGGCCTGGTCAGCAGGGCCTGCCCGGCGCTGGCGGTGGCATCGGCAGGGCGCGACAATCACTGGGGCTTTCCGCGGCCCGAGGTCGTGGAGCGTTGGCAGCGCGGGGGCTGTAGCTTCCTGTCAACATCCCAACAGGGCGCAGTCCGCGTGCTGCTGGAACGCGTGCCGGGCAGGCGGCGCGCGGCGATGACTGTTTATAACGGCAATGGGCGCGTTGACTATTCGGGGGGTCGACCCGATAAAGGGCCGCGCCGGGCCGGACACGACGGGCCTCGAGGGCGTCGATGA